A window of the Bacteroidales bacterium genome harbors these coding sequences:
- a CDS encoding polysaccharide biosynthesis/export family protein — protein sequence MINTLYSLFKTATLLIVLSLFFSSCISQKEIKYLQPSVEDSPNRSEFSNADIEDYRFNYGDNIYINIRSLDQKASDLFNSTSGSRTTNSYNDASIYLNSYTVDVNGEIDFPLIGKIKLVNLTQSEAIKQIQKAVDVYLKETTVIVKLVNFNITFVGEVKKPGEYKIYQDKISLFEAISLAGDISDYGNKKAVKLLRSTNAGHEMITLDLTSENILESPYFYLKPNDVIYIEPLPSKQYGFATFPYSLLFSTISSVILIITFLQK from the coding sequence ATGATAAATACACTTTATTCCTTATTCAAAACAGCGACTTTGTTAATTGTTCTAAGTCTGTTTTTTTCATCTTGTATTTCACAAAAAGAAATTAAATATCTTCAGCCGTCAGTGGAAGACTCACCTAATAGAAGTGAGTTCAGCAATGCAGATATTGAAGATTATCGATTTAATTATGGCGATAATATATACATCAATATCCGAAGTTTAGATCAAAAAGCAAGCGATTTGTTTAACTCTACTTCCGGAAGCCGCACAACAAATTCATATAACGATGCAAGTATTTATTTAAACAGCTATACTGTTGATGTTAATGGGGAAATAGATTTTCCTTTAATTGGAAAAATAAAACTTGTTAATTTAACTCAAAGTGAAGCCATAAAACAAATTCAAAAAGCTGTAGATGTTTATTTAAAAGAAACCACAGTAATAGTAAAACTTGTAAACTTTAATATAACTTTTGTAGGTGAAGTAAAAAAACCGGGTGAATATAAAATCTATCAGGATAAAATAAGTCTTTTTGAAGCAATTTCTTTGGCAGGTGATATTTCTGATTACGGTAATAAAAAAGCGGTAAAATTACTTCGTTCAACCAATGCCGGTCACGAAATGATTACTCTTGATCTTACCAGTGAAAACATTTTGGAATCACCTTATTTTTACCTTAAGCCTAATGATGTAATTTATATTGAACCTCTACCAAGTAAGCAATATGGATTTGCAACTTTCCCTTACTCATTGTTGTTTTCAACTATTTCGAGTGTTATCTTAATCATCACTTTTTTACAAAAATA